ATTCGGACGACGGCGACTCCAAGGTCATCCTGAATGATCTGGCGACCGTGACCGACACCATGAACAATCCGGTGATCACCAAACTGCGGCAGACCTATCTCGATTACGCGGCGCGTGAGGCCGACTGGTCCAATCGATACGGACCGACCCACCTTGCGGTCGTCAACCTGCGCAACCAGATGCGCGAAATCAGGCATTCGATCACCGATGAGCTGCGGCGCACGGCCGAGGTCTACAAGAGCGACCTCGCGATTGCGAAAGCGCGCGAGGAATCCAGTCAAAAGAGCCTGAACGATACAATCGCGTTGTCCAATGGCACCAATCAGGCACAGATCGCCTTGCGCGATCTGGAGAGCAATGCACAGAGCGCCCGCGCGCTGTCGGACAACTTCCTGCAGCTCTACATGGTCTCGGTTCAGCAGCAATCGTTTCCGATCACTGAAGCGCGCGTGATCACGCAGGCGTCCAATGCTCCCAACAAGACATCGCCCAAGACGACCCTCATTCTGCTGGCGACGCTGATCGGCGGGGCAATCCTCGCAGGGGGCGTCGCCGTGCTGCTCGACATGATGGATCGGGTGTTCAGAACGGTGTCTCAGGTCGAGCAGTACCTCCACACTAGCTGCCTTGCCTCGATCCCGACGATCGGCAGCGAGCAGAACGCGCGCCTGGCCTCGCATCCTCTGCTGTCCAGAGCAGGACGGCTGTTCAACAGGCGAACGAAGAAACCGCAGCCAGCGGCACCAAAGCCGGTTGCAGCGGCAGCTTCGGGTCTGCCGCTGGGAAAACCCGAACTCAGGTCAAGACACCCGCAGCCACATGGCGATCGTCTATTGGCGGCCGACCAGAGCGTCGGCAGATACGTGATCAACTCGCCCTTCTCGCGCTTTGCGGAGGGCTTCCGTTCGATCAAGCTTGCATGCGATCTCAGCAGCTACGGATCGTCCAACAAGGTGGTGGGCATTACCTCCGGGCTTCCCAATGAGGGCAAATCCACGGTCAGCGAGGCGCTGGCCCAGACCGTTGCACAGAGCGGCTCCCGGACGCTCCTGATCGACGGTGATATCCGCAATCCAAGCCTCACCGCGAGGCTGGCGTCCTCCGCGCAGGCCGGCTTGATCGACGTTGTCCTGGGCAGGGTCGATTGGACGGATGCGGTCTGGATCGATCCCCAGACCAATCTTCATTTCATGCCGTGCGTTGTGACCTCACGCTTCTCCAATTCCAGCGACGTGCTGGCCTCGCAGCAAATGGAACGATTGTTCCAGCATCTGAGGGAGCACTACGATCGCATCATCCTCGACCTCAGCCCGCTCGCACCAGTGATCGACGTTCGCGCCACCGGGGCGCTGGCGGATTCGTATATTCTGGTCGTCGAATGGGCCAAGGCCAAGGTCGACATTCTCGAGCGCGTGCTGAGCGAAGCCCCTGTCGTCCGCGAACGCATGCTTGGTGCAGTCCTTAACAAAGTGAACATGGCGGTGATGAGCCGCTACGACATCTACAGCGCCGGCTACTACCGCAATCGGTACTACAAGCGGTACGGCTACGTCGACTAGCGCTTGATCCGGCGAAGGGATAGACCCGATCATCCGGGCGGCCAATGAGACGACGCGCCGTGGGCGCGGACTCATTAGTGCGCAGCCAAATTCGGATTGATGCGAGTTT
The DNA window shown above is from Bradyrhizobium sp. ISRA464 and carries:
- a CDS encoding polysaccharide biosynthesis tyrosine autokinase; protein product: MLQTRITPPREIESPTQESASLEQTISAAVALIGRQYPVMIFVMCLCIGLAGVYLVTAPKRYTGTAVLLIDSRKMQGLQTQQATTADSSIDSAMVDSQVEVLKSETIATNVIKQLHLLDSPEFTGEEAGLLSSVSNLFSWMFPEQRPSEAALMRIAIGKVLGNLSIKRVGLSYVIEISYQSRSPDEAARIANAVAEGYINDSLESKYQASRRAAVWLQDRLKELRTEASTAERAVVDFKAKNNIVDAGGRLLTEQQLAEINSSLTQARAQRAEAQAKLERITAILNSDDGDSKVILNDLATVTDTMNNPVITKLRQTYLDYAAREADWSNRYGPTHLAVVNLRNQMREIRHSITDELRRTAEVYKSDLAIAKAREESSQKSLNDTIALSNGTNQAQIALRDLESNAQSARALSDNFLQLYMVSVQQQSFPITEARVITQASNAPNKTSPKTTLILLATLIGGAILAGGVAVLLDMMDRVFRTVSQVEQYLHTSCLASIPTIGSEQNARLASHPLLSRAGRLFNRRTKKPQPAAPKPVAAAASGLPLGKPELRSRHPQPHGDRLLAADQSVGRYVINSPFSRFAEGFRSIKLACDLSSYGSSNKVVGITSGLPNEGKSTVSEALAQTVAQSGSRTLLIDGDIRNPSLTARLASSAQAGLIDVVLGRVDWTDAVWIDPQTNLHFMPCVVTSRFSNSSDVLASQQMERLFQHLREHYDRIILDLSPLAPVIDVRATGALADSYILVVEWAKAKVDILERVLSEAPVVRERMLGAVLNKVNMAVMSRYDIYSAGYYRNRYYKRYGYVD